The Pyrus communis chromosome 9, drPyrComm1.1, whole genome shotgun sequence genome has a segment encoding these proteins:
- the LOC137744022 gene encoding (-)-germacrene D synthase-like, producing the protein MASVEVPLSQSSNPNDTFDVHQPKPSATFSPSIWGDHFLSYASLEVDAELEQHVQELKEEVRRMLMTSLENVSQKLNLIDDIQRLGVSYHFGNEIEEILQKIHESSYDLDNLCTAALCFRLLRQQGYNVSCDLFNKFKDGNGNFKGSLVDDVVGLLSLYEATHLRIHGEEILDEALTFTTTNLESATVRLSPPLAKAVTHALNQPLRKGLPRVEARYYLSVYQELRESPNETLLKFAKLDFNRLQRVHQKELSEITRWWKDLDVPNNLPFARDRLVEVYFCWGLTVDFQPQYSFARRTSSKVTAIISLIDDVYEYGTNEQLELFTEAIEWWDVSAIDQLPEYMKVCYRALLDVYTEIHEKLAHDGKLYRIHHAREVMKKIIRGYFDEAKLFRQKHMPSLDEYMSVSLVTSGCLLLITTSFVGMEEATIDSFDWLLTSPPVVKATSTILRLMDDIAEHKFEQEKEHFIGVVNCYMKKYGATEEEAITELQGQVNNAWKDINEACLHPTAVPMPLLIRFLNFARVMDVVYKHEDGYTNAKGVVKDLIISTLVEPVAL; encoded by the exons GAAGTGGATGCTGAACTTGAACAACATGTACAAGAACTGAAGGAAGAAGTGAGAAGAATGCTAATGACATCACTTGAAAATGTTTCCCAAAAGCTGAACTTGATTGATGACATTCAGCGCTTAGGTGTGTCCTACCATTTTGGAaatgaaattgaagaaattttacAGAAAATTCACGAGAGCTCTTATGATTTGGATAACCTGTGCACGGCTGCTCTTTGTTTTCGATTGCTTAGACAACAAGGTTATAACGTTTCATGCG ACTTATTCAACAAGTTCAAGGACGGTAATGGAAATTTCAAGGGATCACTCGTTGATGATGTTGTAGGACTACTAAGCTTGTATGAAGCCACACACCTTAGGATACATGGAGAGGAGATACTAGATGAGGCACTAACCTTCACCACGACTAATCTCGAATCGGCGACAGTCCGTTTAAGCCCCCCACTTGCAAAAGCAGTAACCCACGCCTTAAATCAGCCGCTTCGAAAGGGTTTACCAAGGGTTGAAGCAAGGTATTACTTGTCAGTCTACCAGGAACTAAGAGAATCACCGAATGAAACTCTCCTCAAGTTCGCCAAGTTGGATTTCAACCGACTGCAACGAGTCCATCAGAAAGAACTAAGCGAAATCACAAG GTGGTGGAAGGACTTGGACGTGCCAAACAACCTACCTTTTGCAAGAGACAGACTGGTTGAGGTCTACTTCTGCTGGGGTTTGACAGTCGACTTTCAGCCTCAATATTCCTTTGCTAGGAGGACATCAAGCAAAGTTACTGCTATAATATCCCTTATCGATGACGTTTATGAATATGGCACAAATGAACAACTGGAGCTCTTTACGGAAGCTATTGAGTG GTGGGATGTCTCAGCCATAGATCAACTACCAGAGTATATGAAAGTCTGCTATCGGGCGTTGTTGGACGTATATACTGAAATTCATGAAAAGCTTGCGCACGATGGGAAATTATATCGCATCCACCATGCAAGAGAAGTG atgaaaaaaataattagagGCTACTTCGATGAAGCCAAATTATTCCGCCAGAAGCACATGCCATCACTGGATGAATACATGTCTGTATCACTCGTGACCAGTGGCTGCCTGTTGCTAATAACCACATCCTTTGTTGGAATGGAAGAAGCTACAATAGACTCCTTTGATTGGTTATTAACTTCCCCTCCAGTAGTGAAGGCTACGTCAACAATTCTCAGACTCATGGATGACATAGCGGAACACAAG TTTGAGCAAGAGAAAGAACATTTTATCGGTGTTGTGAACTGTTACATGAAGAAATATGGGGCCACAGAAGAAGAAGCGATAACCGAACTTCAAGGACAAGTGAATAATGCATGGAAGGACATAAACGAAGCGTGCCTCCACCCTACTGCTGTCCCCATGCCCCTGCTAATTCGTTTTCTCAATTTTGCTCGGGTCATGGATGTTGTGTACAAGCATGAAGATGGATACACTAATGCTAAGGGTGTGGTAAAAGATCTTATAATTTCTACACTAGTAGAACCCGTAGCTTTATAA